The proteins below come from a single uncultured Carboxylicivirga sp. genomic window:
- a CDS encoding LysO family transporter: MTSYIVIALFVAGIAVGRQFRDKNKIRKGVDKAVSYAVYLLLFLLGISVGINNDIIQNFSSIGYQALLLTIGAVGGSVLLSTLVYFFFFKKHLDK, from the coding sequence ATGACATCATATATCGTAATTGCTCTTTTTGTTGCAGGAATAGCAGTAGGAAGACAATTTAGAGATAAAAATAAAATACGAAAAGGAGTAGATAAAGCAGTAAGCTATGCTGTTTATCTGCTGCTTTTTCTTTTGGGTATATCTGTAGGAATTAATAATGATATTATTCAGAATTTTTCCAGTATAGGTTATCAGGCTTTATTATTAACTATTGGAGCTGTTGGCGGTAGTGTTTTGTTATCTACTTTAGTTTATTTTTTCTTCTTTAAAAAACACCTGGATAAATAG
- a CDS encoding lysine exporter LysO family protein produces the protein MKGSLIILSFFAAGLLGGYLHIFPQWLLSDELTTYALFALMFLVGVSIGSDKGAFSVLRRMNYKVMLVPICVIVGSLLGTALVGAIISKVSIQEAMAVGAGFGYYSLSSIFISQLSGKELGVIALLSNIFREVFTLLSVPFLVKYFGKLAGIASGGATSMDTTLPVIVKFTGKDYGIIAIFSGIILTVLVPVIVSLILEF, from the coding sequence ATGAAAGGAAGTTTAATTATTCTATCGTTTTTTGCTGCCGGTTTGTTAGGTGGATATTTGCACATATTTCCACAATGGCTTTTAAGTGATGAGTTAACAACATATGCTTTGTTTGCATTAATGTTTTTGGTTGGAGTAAGTATTGGAAGTGATAAAGGAGCCTTTTCGGTATTGCGTAGAATGAATTATAAAGTAATGTTGGTGCCTATCTGTGTAATTGTTGGTAGCTTATTGGGGACGGCATTGGTTGGAGCTATTATTAGTAAAGTTAGTATACAAGAAGCAATGGCAGTTGGTGCGGGTTTTGGATATTACTCTTTATCCAGCATTTTTATAAGTCAGTTAAGTGGCAAAGAATTGGGAGTTATTGCTCTTTTGTCTAATATTTTTAGAGAAGTATTTACCTTATTGTCTGTACCTTTTTTAGTTAAGTATTTTGGTAAGTTAGCAGGAATTGCATCAGGAGGAGCTACTTCAATGGATACTACTTTGCCGGTAATAGTAAAATTTACAGGTAAAGATTATGGAATAATCGCCATTTTTAGTGGAATTATATTAACTGTGTTAGTTCCTGTTATTGTGAGTCTCATTCTTGAATTTTAG
- a CDS encoding TonB-dependent receptor, which translates to MNHRIITILTIFLLFARHGYCVDEDPETKDLFTISGTLKDATTGEALIGATIYIKETQGGNITNVYGFYSISLPAGNYHLVYAYLGYNSVEKEISHFQNQVINLELSPASESIDEIVVTSQRKDANVREPQMGVEKLQSKTIKNVPVLMGETDLVKVIQLLPGVSPTSEGSSGFSVRGGNPDQNLILLDEASVYNAGHLMGFFSVFNNDAVKDVKLYKGDIPASNGGRLSSLLDIRMKDGNSKKFTGTGGIGTISSRLTLEGPIVQDKTSFIVSGRRTYVDLFLPLSSNEAIRDNRLYFYDFNAKVNHTINENNRIYLSGYFGRDVFKNDFSKMDFGNKTVTARWNHIFSPKLFSNFTLIGSQYDYALGTVDSGADSFEWESSLYDLSAKVDFDYYINPENTVEFGAQSIFREILPGLARGTDENSLYNEIKVPENRSLEHALYVQNTQKISDWLVLKYGLRWSIFQNIGAGTQYYYDENHEFINSEHFKTGEVYNTYNGIEPRLGASFILNPTSSIKASYNRTYQYLHLASNSSSGTPLDVWFPSSPNVKPQKADQFSIGYFRNFSDNTIETSIEGFYKKMDNSIDFKDHPDLLLNEYLEGELRFGDAEAYGMEFMLRFNRPKWNGWISYTLSRVERTIPEINDGKPYLSPYDHTHDCSIVLNRNLSERTSLSANWVFYTGSPATYPVGRYKVGGDIIPLYSERNSERMPDYHRLDLSLILSGKHKENRKWQGEWVFSVYNAYGRKNAWAINFVRDDDDPSITKAQKTYLFSIIPSVTYNFKF; encoded by the coding sequence ATGAACCATCGTATCATAACCATTCTTACTATTTTTCTTTTGTTTGCAAGGCATGGCTATTGTGTCGACGAAGATCCTGAGACCAAAGATCTTTTTACCATTAGTGGAACCCTAAAAGACGCAACTACAGGGGAAGCTTTGATTGGAGCTACTATTTATATTAAAGAAACGCAGGGAGGCAATATTACCAATGTTTATGGTTTTTATTCTATTTCATTACCTGCAGGTAATTATCATTTGGTATACGCCTATTTGGGGTATAATTCTGTTGAAAAAGAGATTTCTCATTTCCAAAATCAGGTTATCAACCTTGAATTATCACCAGCTTCTGAATCAATTGATGAAATAGTGGTGACCTCTCAACGAAAAGATGCCAATGTGCGAGAGCCTCAAATGGGAGTGGAGAAATTACAAAGTAAAACGATCAAAAACGTACCTGTTCTTATGGGAGAAACCGATCTGGTAAAAGTAATTCAGCTTTTACCAGGCGTTTCGCCAACCAGTGAAGGTTCCAGTGGGTTCAGTGTTAGGGGAGGAAATCCCGATCAGAACTTAATTTTATTAGACGAAGCAAGTGTATACAATGCCGGGCACTTAATGGGGTTTTTCTCAGTATTTAATAATGATGCAGTTAAAGATGTTAAACTTTATAAAGGTGATATCCCGGCGAGTAATGGAGGACGATTATCTTCACTGTTGGATATTAGGATGAAAGATGGGAACTCTAAAAAGTTTACGGGTACTGGTGGTATTGGTACCATATCATCACGCTTAACATTAGAAGGACCTATTGTACAGGATAAGACTTCGTTTATTGTAAGCGGACGTCGTACTTATGTAGATTTATTTTTGCCTTTGTCATCCAATGAGGCAATAAGGGATAATCGTTTGTATTTCTACGATTTTAATGCAAAGGTAAACCATACTATAAATGAAAATAATCGCATTTATTTGAGTGGTTATTTTGGACGTGATGTTTTTAAAAATGATTTTTCGAAGATGGATTTTGGAAACAAAACAGTTACTGCTCGATGGAATCATATTTTTTCGCCTAAGTTATTTTCGAATTTTACATTGATTGGTTCTCAATACGATTATGCTTTAGGAACGGTAGATAGTGGAGCTGATTCTTTTGAGTGGGAATCGAGTTTGTATGATTTAAGTGCAAAGGTTGATTTCGACTATTATATTAATCCTGAGAATACGGTTGAGTTTGGGGCCCAAAGCATTTTTCGCGAGATCTTACCTGGCTTAGCTCGTGGAACAGATGAAAATTCGTTATATAATGAAATAAAAGTTCCCGAAAATCGATCGTTAGAACATGCTTTGTATGTTCAGAATACCCAAAAAATATCTGATTGGTTAGTGTTGAAATATGGTTTACGTTGGTCAATATTTCAAAATATTGGTGCAGGAACACAGTACTACTACGACGAGAATCATGAGTTTATAAATAGTGAGCATTTTAAAACGGGTGAAGTATATAATACCTACAATGGAATTGAACCACGTTTAGGAGCCAGTTTTATACTTAATCCAACAAGTTCCATTAAAGCATCGTATAACCGAACGTATCAGTATTTACATTTGGCATCTAATTCATCATCGGGTACACCATTGGATGTGTGGTTTCCATCATCACCCAATGTAAAACCTCAAAAAGCCGATCAGTTTTCTATTGGCTATTTCCGAAATTTTAGTGATAATACAATTGAAACATCGATTGAAGGATTTTATAAAAAAATGGATAATAGTATCGATTTTAAGGATCATCCTGATTTACTTTTAAATGAATACCTCGAAGGTGAATTGCGATTTGGAGATGCTGAAGCGTATGGGATGGAATTTATGCTTCGTTTTAATCGTCCCAAATGGAATGGCTGGATTAGCTATACATTATCCAGAGTGGAAAGGACGATACCCGAAATAAATGATGGAAAGCCATATTTATCGCCATACGATCATACCCACGATTGCAGTATTGTATTAAATCGAAATTTATCAGAGCGTACCAGCCTTTCTGCAAATTGGGTGTTTTATACGGGATCGCCGGCAACTTATCCGGTTGGCAGGTATAAAGTAGGAGGTGATATCATCCCTCTTTATTCCGAGCGTAATTCGGAGCGTATGCCTGATTATCATCGACTCGATTTGTCGTTAATATTAAGTGGTAAGCACAAAGAAAATCGTAAATGGCAAGGCGAATGGGTGTTTTCGGTATATAATGCTTATGGAAGAAAAAATGCCTGGGCTATTAATTTTGTGCGCGACGATGATGATCCAAGTATTACAAAAGCGCAAAAAACATATTTATTTTCGATCATTCCTTCTGTAACCTATAACTTTAAATTCTAA
- a CDS encoding DUF4249 domain-containing protein produces MKALRLIQICIVMVLVFNACTEDITLKLKNTEPRLVVDGSISTDTTSHYVRLTLSGDYYANKQPEAISDAVVSITDAVQTIQLVESTENPGYYLTPSDYYGVPGRTYHLTIENVDINNDGITEVYEAESQLNPVAELDSVRLEYENTYKLWKVLLYAQEPLETKDFYSFSISLNDSVLTQRYSELGYVDDKFFDGNYAGGVWVQTIDEEEMELKLQEGDWVKLYMNGITEDFYYYLNAVNEEVSFKAPLFSGPPANVEGNISNGALGFFQAYSYSVDSVQYK; encoded by the coding sequence ATGAAAGCACTTCGTTTAATTCAAATTTGTATTGTGATGGTATTGGTGTTTAATGCTTGTACCGAAGATATTACGCTAAAACTAAAAAATACAGAACCTCGTCTGGTGGTTGATGGAAGTATTTCAACCGATACAACAAGCCATTATGTTCGTTTAACCCTATCGGGCGATTATTATGCCAATAAGCAACCCGAAGCAATATCAGATGCTGTTGTTAGCATTACAGATGCTGTTCAAACCATTCAATTGGTTGAGAGTACCGAAAATCCGGGATATTATCTTACCCCATCCGATTATTATGGTGTTCCCGGTCGAACTTATCATTTAACCATCGAAAATGTAGATATTAATAATGATGGTATTACTGAAGTATACGAGGCAGAATCTCAATTGAATCCTGTTGCTGAACTTGATTCGGTTAGATTAGAATACGAGAATACTTATAAATTATGGAAAGTATTATTGTATGCCCAAGAACCATTAGAGACCAAAGATTTCTATAGTTTCTCTATTTCACTTAATGATAGTGTGCTTACTCAACGTTATTCGGAATTAGGATATGTTGATGATAAATTTTTTGATGGAAATTATGCTGGTGGTGTATGGGTGCAAACCATCGATGAAGAGGAGATGGAGTTAAAACTTCAGGAAGGTGATTGGGTTAAATTGTACATGAATGGTATAACTGAAGATTTTTATTATTATTTGAATGCAGTAAATGAAGAGGTGAGTTTTAAAGCTCCATTGTTTAGTGGTCCGCCAGCCAATGTTGAGGGAAATATAAGTAATGGTGCCTTGGGTTTTTTCCAGGCCTATAGTTATTCAGTGGATTCCGTTCAATATAAATAG
- the folE gene encoding GTP cyclohydrolase I FolE, whose product MEFTLNGNKGYSKVESYDDKTTNELSSNYKNILELLGEDPNREGLEKTPLRVAKAMQFLTQGYNMNPDEIIRSAMFREDYQQMVVVKDIEIYSMCEHHMLPFFGKAHIAYIPRHHITGLSKLARVAEAFARRLQVQERLTTQIKECIQNTLNPLGVAVVIEAHHMCMQMRGVQKQHSITTTSDFTGAFQKNPATRTEFFNIINSK is encoded by the coding sequence ATGGAATTTACATTAAATGGCAATAAAGGATATTCAAAGGTAGAATCGTATGATGATAAAACAACCAATGAATTATCTTCGAATTATAAAAATATACTAGAATTATTAGGGGAAGATCCTAATCGCGAAGGCTTAGAAAAAACACCTTTAAGAGTAGCCAAAGCGATGCAATTTTTAACTCAGGGATATAACATGAATCCGGATGAAATTATCCGTTCTGCAATGTTTCGTGAAGATTACCAGCAAATGGTTGTAGTTAAAGACATCGAAATTTATTCGATGTGCGAACACCACATGCTTCCATTTTTTGGCAAAGCGCATATTGCTTACATACCACGACATCATATTACGGGTTTAAGTAAATTAGCCCGCGTTGCCGAGGCCTTTGCTCGCAGATTACAAGTACAGGAGCGTTTAACAACTCAAATTAAAGAATGTATCCAAAACACACTCAATCCATTAGGTGTTGCAGTAGTTATTGAAGCTCATCACATGTGCATGCAAATGCGCGGCGTTCAAAAACAACATTCCATCACAACTACTTCGGACTTTACAGGTGCATTTCAAAAAAATCCTGCCACAAGAACAGAATTCTTCAACATTATAAATAGTAAGTAG
- a CDS encoding nitroreductase family protein — protein MLKDLITKNRSYRRFYQDKQITKETLVELIDLARLSPSARNAQPLKYYISNDDATNEKIFHHLAWAGYLKEWNGPQKGEQPSAYIIVLNDTNISSNYFCDDGIASQSILLGAVEKELGGCIIGSVNRLQLQRELKINDSYKIVHVIALGYPKEEVELEKMKDNNHVYWRDVNEKHHVPKRSIDEIIIS, from the coding sequence ATGCTAAAAGACTTAATTACAAAAAACAGGAGCTACCGCAGGTTTTATCAAGATAAACAAATTACCAAAGAAACTTTAGTTGAATTAATTGATTTAGCAAGACTATCGCCTTCAGCACGCAATGCACAACCCTTAAAATATTACATATCCAATGATGATGCGACCAACGAAAAGATTTTTCATCATTTAGCATGGGCAGGGTATTTAAAGGAATGGAACGGGCCTCAAAAAGGCGAACAACCATCGGCTTATATCATTGTATTAAACGATACAAATATTTCATCCAACTACTTTTGTGATGATGGTATTGCATCTCAAAGCATTTTATTAGGTGCAGTAGAAAAAGAATTAGGTGGTTGTATTATTGGTTCGGTTAACCGGCTTCAGCTGCAACGAGAACTAAAAATAAACGATTCATATAAAATAGTGCACGTTATTGCTTTAGGCTACCCTAAAGAAGAAGTTGAATTGGAGAAGATGAAAGATAACAATCATGTTTATTGGCGCGATGTAAACGAAAAACACCATGTACCCAAACGAAGCATTGATGAAATTATTATAAGTTAA
- a CDS encoding superoxide dismutase: MTFELPKLPYELDALEPVISKTTLEFHYGKHHQAYVTNLNNLIKGTEFEDADLETIIKKADGGIFNNGAQVWNHTFYFTSFSPKGGGAPAGKLAEAIDASFGSFDKFKEEFSQAAATLFGSGWAWLVKKADGSLAITKEGNAGNPLRNGDTPILTCDVWEHAYYLDKQNARPKYIEDFWKIIDWDVVSARF, translated from the coding sequence ATGACTTTTGAATTACCAAAATTACCGTATGAGCTAGATGCATTGGAACCTGTTATTTCTAAAACTACTTTAGAGTTCCACTATGGAAAGCACCATCAAGCTTATGTAACTAATCTGAATAACCTTATTAAAGGCACCGAATTTGAAGATGCTGATTTAGAAACCATCATTAAAAAAGCCGATGGAGGTATTTTTAATAATGGAGCACAAGTTTGGAATCACACTTTCTACTTCACTTCATTTTCTCCTAAGGGAGGAGGCGCTCCTGCAGGAAAGTTAGCCGAAGCAATCGATGCTTCTTTTGGATCTTTTGATAAATTTAAAGAAGAATTTTCGCAAGCAGCAGCTACTTTATTCGGGTCTGGTTGGGCTTGGTTAGTTAAAAAAGCTGATGGATCATTAGCAATTACAAAAGAAGGTAATGCCGGAAATCCTTTAAGAAATGGCGACACCCCAATTCTTACATGTGACGTATGGGAACATGCATATTACTTGGATAAACAAAATGCTCGTCCTAAATACATTGAAGATTTCTGGAAAATTATTGATTGGGATGTAGTTTCAGCAAGATTCTAA